One window of the Pelobates fuscus isolate aPelFus1 chromosome 12, aPelFus1.pri, whole genome shotgun sequence genome contains the following:
- the COPB1 gene encoding coatomer subunit beta, whose protein sequence is MTAAENVCYTLINVPMDSEPPSEITLKTDLEKGDIKSKTEALKKVIIMILNGEKLPGLLMTIIRFVLPLQDHTIKKLLLVFWEIVPKTTPDGKLLQEMILVCDAYRKDLQHPNEFIRGSTLRFLCKLKEAELLEPLMPAIRACLEHRHSYVRRNAVLAIYTIYRNFEHLIPDAPELIHDFLVNEKDASCKRNAFMMLIHADQERALDYLSTCIDQVQTFGDILQLVIVELIYKVCHANPSERARFIRCIFNLLQSSSPAVKYEAAGTLVTLSSAPTAIKAAAQCYIDLIIKESDNNVKLIVLDRLIELKDHPSHERVLQDLVMDILRVLSTPDLEVRKKTLQLALDLVSSRNVEELVIVLKKEVIKTNNVSEHEDTDKYRQLLVRTLHSCSVRFPDMAANVIPVLMEFLSDSNEAAAADVLEFVREAVQRFDNLRPLIVEKMLEVFHAIKTVKIYRGALWILGEYCSTKDDIQSVMTEVRRSLGEVPIVETELKKESGELKSEEEVSVGPAQKLVTEMGTYVTQSALSSSRPAKKEEDRPPLRGFLLDGDFFVAASLATTLTKIALRYVALVQDKKKQNSFVAEAMLLMASILHLGKSSLPKKPITDDDVDRISLCLKVLSECSPLMNEIFNKECRQSLSHMLSAKLEEEKLSQKKESEKRSVTVQADDPISFMQLTAKNEASSKEDQFQLSLLAAMGTTQRKEAADPLSSKLNKVTQLTGFSDPVYAEAYVHVNQYDIVLDVLVVNQTSDTLQNCTLELATLGDLKLVEKPSPLTLAPHDFANIKANVKVASTENGIIFGNIVYDISGAASDRNCVVLSDIHIDIMDYIQPASCTDTEFRQMWAEFEWENKVTVNTNIIDLNEYLQHILKSTNMKCLTPEKALSGYCGFMAANLYARSIFGEDALANVSIEKPIHLGPDAPVTGHIRIRAKSQGMALSLGDKINLSQKKTNL, encoded by the exons ATGACTGCGGCAGAGAATGTGTGCTACACACTCATCAATGTTCCCATGGATTCAGAGCCCCCGTCTGAAATCACCCTGAAGACTGATCTTG AAAAAGGAGACATCAAATCCAAGACAGAGGCTCTGAAGAAAGTTATTATAATGATTTTAAATGGCgagaagctgccaggtctcctgATGACGATCATTCGCTTTGTGCTGCCCCTCCAAGATCACACCATAAAGAAACTGCTTCTAGTCTTCTGGGAGATCGTCCCCAAAACTACCCCCGATGGCAAACTGCTGCAGGAAATGATCCTTGTTTGTGATGCTTACAGAAAG GATTTACAGCATCCCAATGAATTCATCCGCGGCTCCACACTGCGTTTTCTCTGCAAGCTGAAGGAGGCCGAGCTTCTTGAGCCCCTGATGCCAGCAATCCGAGCTTGCCTTGAACACCGGCACAGTTATGTACGGAGAAATGCCGTGCTTGCCATATACACAATCTACAG AAACTTTGAACACCTTATCCCGGATGCCCCTGAATTAATCCATGATTTCTTGGTGAATGAGAAAGATGCAAGCTGCAAAAGAAATGCTTTTATGATGCTTATCCATGCAGATCAG GAGCGTGCTTTGGATTATCTGAGTACCTGCATCGACCAAGTACAGACATTTGGTGATATCCTACAGCTGGTCATTGTTGAGCTCATATACAAG GTCTGCCATGCCAATCCATCAGAAAGAGCTCGTTTTATTCGGTGCATCTTCAACCTCCTGCAGTCTTCCAGCCCAGCCGTGAAATATGAAGCAGCAGGGACTCTTGTAACATTGTCCAGTGCACCGACCGCCATCAAG GCAGCGGCTCAGTGCTATATCGATCTGATCATCAAGGAGAGTGATAACAATGTAAAACTCATTGTCCTGGATCGTCTGATTGAACTAAAAGACCATCCTTCTCATGAACGAGTGCTACAG GACCTGGTAATGGACATCCTGAGAGTTTTGAGCACCCCAGATTTGGAGGTACGAAAGAAGACTCTGCAGTTGGCTCTTGACCTGGTTTCTTCACGAAATGTAGAGGAG CTGGTGATTGTCCTAAAGAAGGAAGTTATTAAAACCAACAATGTATCTGAACATGAAGACACCGACAAATACCGGCAGCTTCTAGTGCGTACCTTGCACTCGTGTAGCGTCCGCTTCCCAGATATGGCCGCCAATGTTATCCCTGTG CTAATGGAGTTTCTTAGCGATAGTAATGAGGCTGCCGCTGCCGATGTTTTGGAATTTGTACGCGAAGCTGTTCAGCGCTTTGATAACCTTCGACCTCTGATTGTGGAGAAGATGCTGGAAGTGTTTCATGCCATTAAAACTGTCAA GATTTACAGAGGGGCTCTCTGGATTCTTGGTGAATACTGCAGCACAAAAGATGATATCCAAAGCGTCATGACTGAAGTTCGTAGGTCTCTGGGAGAG GTCCCAATCGTTGAGACAGAACTGAAAAAGGAGTCTGGTGAATTAAAGTCTGAAGAAGAAGTGTCTGTTGGTCCTGCACAAAAGCTGGTGACCGAAATGGGAACTTATGTCACCCAAAGTGCCCTCAGTAGTTCACGGcctgcaaagaaagaggaggacaG GCCTCCACTTAGAGGATTCTTACTGGATGGCGATTTCTTTGTTGCAGCTTCTCTTGCCACCACTCTCACCAAGATCGCGCTGCGCTATGTGGCTTTGGTTCAagacaaaaagaagcaaaac TCCTTTGTTGCCGAAGCAATGTTGCTCATGGCTAGCATTCTTCACCTGGGTAAGTCCTCTCTCCCGAAGAAGCCCATCACCGATGACGATGTGGACAGGATCTCGCTGTGCCTGAAGGTCTTATCTGAATGTTCTCCGCTAATGAATGAGATCTTTAACAAGGAATGTCGCCAGTCTCTTTCCCACATGCTCTCCGCCAAGCTCGAAGAAGAGAAACTTTCACAGAAG AAAGAATCTGAGAAGCGCAGTGTGACCGTGCAGGCTGACGATCCCATATCCTTCATGCAACTGACAGCCAAGAATGAGGCATCCTCAAAGGAAGATCAGTTCCAACTGAGTCTGCTCGCTGCAATGGGGACCACCCAGCGAAAGGAAGCTGCGGACCCTCTGTCGTCCAAACTAAACAAG GTTACACAGCTGACCGGTTTCTCAGACCCAGTCTACGCAGAAGCTTATGTACACGTTAACCAATATGACATTGTTCTGGATGTATTGGTTGTCAATCAGACCAGCGACACCTTGCAGAACTGCACTCTGGAGCTGGCCACTTTAG GTGATTTGAAGCTGGTGGAGAAGCCATCTCCTCTGACTCTTGCCCCGCACGACTTTGCCAACATTAAAGCTAATGTCAAAGTTGCATCTACAGAGAATGGGATCATTTTTGGGAATATTG TGTATGACATATCTGGGGCAGCAAGTGACCGAAACTGTGTAGTCCTGAGTGACATTCACATTGACATCATGGATTACATCCAGCCGGCATCCTGCACAGACACAGAGTTCAGACAGATGTGGGCGGAGTTTGAGTGGGAGAACAAG GTGACCGTTAACACAAACATTATCGACCTGAATGAATATTTGCAGCACATTCTCAAATCTACAAATATGAAATGTCTCACCCCAGAAAAG GCTTTGTCTGGATACTGCGGGTTCATGGCTGCTAACCTCTACGCTCGTTCCATATTTGGAGAGGACGCACTCGCCAATGTCAGCATTGAAAAGCCAATTCACCTGGGTCCAGACGCCCCTGTGACCGGCCACATACGAATTAGAGCCAAGAGCCAG GGAATGGCTCTGAGTCTGGGAGACAAGATTAATCTATCTCAAAAGAAGACAAACCTATAA